The DNA segment CTCTTTCGAGACGACATCGAACGTGGTCGCGGTGCCGAAATCGACCACAATCACCGGCCCGCCAAACCTATGCCACCCTGCGGCGGCGTTGGCAATTCGGTCGGCGCCGACTTCGTCGGGGCGGTCGATCTCGATCCGCACCGGCAGCTTGATGCGCGCGGAGACCGTAATCGGGTGGCATTTCAGAAACTTGCGGGACATTTCCTCGAAAGTCGAGGTCAGCGGCGGCACCACTGAGCCGATCACGACTTTCATAACTGCCGACAGATCGACCTGCATCCGGTCCAGCAGTCCCATGACGAAGAACCCGGCCTCGTCGGAGGTCATGTGGTGCTGCGACGCCACCCGGAAAGAGCCTTTGAGTGCAGCGCTGTCGTAGACACCCACGACCGTGTTGGTGTTGCCGATATCGATGGCGAGAA comes from the Candidatus Zixiibacteriota bacterium genome and includes:
- a CDS encoding type III pantothenate kinase, with the protein product MLLAIDIGNTNTVVGVYDSAALKGSFRVASQHHMTSDEAGFFVMGLLDRMQVDLSAVMKVVIGSVVPPLTSTFEEMSRKFLKCHPITVSARIKLPVRIEIDRPDEVGADRIANAAAGWHRFGGPVIVVDFGTATTFDVVSKEGAYIGGVIIPGPETSMAELARKAARLFEIRIEPPDRVVGKSTAGALKSGLFYGTIGQVDYIIERIKAETGFDGCTVIATGGLSAGLEKHSRYIKSVDPNLTLDGLRLIAEMN